In the Enterobacter cloacae subsp. cloacae ATCC 13047 genome, CGGAAGAGGCGGTAGATGCCGTAACGCAGGCCATGCGTTCGCCTGTCACGCTGGAGTACGATCTCGACGGTGCAGGACGCGGTCATCGTGATCGGGCCCTGGCGGATCTGCTTTGCCAGCTCACCGGTGCTGAAGATGCCTGCATTGTGAATAACAACGCGGCGGCGGTCCTGTTGATGCTGGCAGCGACCGCCAGCGGCAAAGAGGTGGTCGTCTCGCGCGGCGAACTGGTGGAGATTGGCGGCGCGTTTCGCATCCCGGACGTGATGCGCCAGGCGGGCTGTACCCTGCATGAGGTGGGTACCACTAACCGGACCCATGCGAAAGATTACCGTGCGGCGGTTAATGAAAACACCGCCCTGCTGATGAAGGTCCACACCAGTAATTATCATATCGAAGGGTTCACTAAAGCCGTTGAAGAGGCCGAGCTGGCGGCGATAGGCCAGGAGCTGAATGTGCCGGTCGTTGCCGATCTCGGCAGCGGCTCGCTGGTGGATCTGAGCCAGTATGGTCTGCCGAAAGAGCCGATGGTGCAGGAGATGATTGCGGCGGGCGTTAGCCTGGTCAGTTTTTCCGGTGATAAGCTGCTGGGCGGGCCGCAGGCCGGGATCATCGTCGGTAAGCGTGAATTGATTGCGAAACTGCAGCAGCATCCGCTGAAGCGCGCCCTGCGTGCCGATAAAATGACGCTTGCCGCGCTGGACGCGACGCTGCGGCTCTATCTCCACCCGGAGAAACTGGCGGAACGCCTGCCAACGCTGCGTCTGTTAACGCGTGATGCCGCCTCGATTCGCGCGCAGGCCGAGTTACTGTTGCCGAATGTCGCGTCGCATTACGCCGATTTCGACGTGCGCATTGAGTCCTGCCAGTCGCAAATTGGCAGTGGCTCGTTACCGGTGGATCGGCTGCCCAGCGCGGCCCTGACCTTCACCCCGCGCGATGGCCGCGGCAGCAGGCTTGATGCGCTCTCTACGCGCTGGCGTGCTCTGCCTACGCCGGTTATCGGGCGAATTTACGATGGCCGAATGTGGCTGGATCTACGCTGTCTTGAAGATGAAGAGCGATTTCTGGAGATGCTGTTGAAATGATTATTGCCACCGCCGGTCATGTTGACCACGGAAAAACCACTTTGTTGCAGGCCATCACGGGCGTGAATGCCGATCGCCTGCCGGAAGAGAAAAAGCGCGGTATGACCATCGATCTGGGTTATGCCTACTGGCCGCAGCCCGATGGCCGCGTGCTGGGCTTTATTGACGTCCCCGGACACGAAAAGTTTCTTTCCAACATGCTGGCGGGGGTCGGTGGTATTGACCATGCCCTGCTGGTGGTGGCCTGTGATGACGGCGTTATGGCGCAAACGCGTGAACACCTGGCGATCCTGCAGTTGACGGGCAACCCACAGCTAACCGTGGCGCTGACCAAAGCCGATCGTGTGGACGCGACGCGTATTAACGAGGTGCGCGAGGCGGTGCAGGCCACGTTGCGCGAATATGGCTTTACCGATGCTGCGCTGTTTGAAACAGTCGCCACAGAAGGGCGCGGGATCGACGCACTTCGCCACCATTTGCAGCAGCTTTCGTCGCGGGAACATGCCAGCCATCATCGCTTTCGTCTGGCCATCGACAGGGCGTTTACCGTTAAAGGTGCGGGTCTGGTGGTGACCGGTACTGCCCTGAGTGGGGAAGTGAAGGTGGGCGATACCGTATGGCTGACGGGTATTAACAAGCCGATGCGGGTGCGCGGGTTGCATGCACAAAACCAGCCCGTTGATCATGCCCATGCCGGGCAGCGTATCGCCCTCAATATTGCCGGCGATGCGGAGAAAGCGCAGCTAAACCGCGGCGACTGGCTGCTGTCTGAGGCGCCGCCAGAACCGTCTGAGCGGGTGATTGTCTCCCTGCAGACGCATATCCCGCTCAGCCAGTGGCAGCCGCTGCATATCCACCATGCGGCCAGCCATATCACCGGGCGCGTGTCGCTGCTGGAAAACGATCTCGCTGAACTGGTTTTCGATACGCCACTCTGGCTGGCAGATAATGACCGTCTGGTGCTGCGTGATATCTCGGCGCGAGAAACGCTGGCCGGGGCGCGGGTGGTGACGCTCAACCCGCCGCGTCGCGGGAAGCGTAAACCGGAGTATTTGCAGTGGCTGTCGGCACTGGCGCAGGCCAGTAACGACAAGGCTGCGCTGGAGGTGCATCTTGAACGCGGTGCGGTGAACCTGACCGACTTCGCCTGGGCACGACAGCTCAGCAACGAAGGCCTCCTCCCGCTGACCCAGCAGCCGGGATTTATCCAGGCCGGTAATAACCTGCTGAACGCGCCGGTTGCGGCGTGCTGGCAGCGAAAAGTGTTAAACACGCTTGCCACCTACCATGAACAGCATCAGGATGAACCTGGCCCGGGGCGCGAGCGCCTGCGTCGTATGGCGCTGCCAATGGAAGACGATGCGCTGGTGCTGTTGCTGATAGAAAACATGCGTGAAAGCGGCGTGATCAAAAGCCACCACGGCTGGCTGCATCTGCCGGATCACAAAGCCGGGTTCACCGCAGAGCAAGAGGCAATCTGGCAAAAAGCGGCCCCTCTGTTTGGCGATGAGCCCTGGTGGGTTCGCGATCTCGCCCGTGAAACGAATACCGACGAGCAGGTGATGCGCCAGGTATTGCGCCATGCCGCGCAGCAGGGGCTCATCGTTGCGATCGTGAAAGATCGTTATTACCGCAACGATCGTATCGTCGCGTTTGCCAGCCTGATCCGCGAACTGGATCAGGCGCGAGGCTCCACCTGTGCGGCTGATTTCCGCGATCGTCTGAACGTGGGGCGAAAGCTTGCCATTCAGATCCTGGAATATTTCAACCGCATCGGTTTTACCCGCCGTCGCGGTAACGACCATTTATTACGGGATTCGTTGCTCTTTCCAGAAACAGCGTGACCCCTGTCGTAAACAACACTCCCGGCTGGCGATAAAATCACCAGCCGGTACTACCCTTGTTGTACACCAACAGCAAGGAGACGGTCATGACAAACAATCCTCCCTCTTCACGCATTCAGCCAGGCGAGTACGGTTTCCCTCTCAAGCTAAAACCCCGTTATGACAACTTTATTGGCGGCGACTGGGTGGCACCCGTCGACGGCGAATACTATTCCAACCTGACTCCCGTCACCGGCCAGCCGCTGTGCGAGATAGCCAGCTCAGGCAAGCGCGATATCGATCTGGCGCTGGATGCGGCGCATAAAGCCAAAGATAAATGGGGACAGACTTCCGTGCAGGACAGGGCGGCGATCCTGTTCAAAATTGCCGACCGGATGGAGCAAAATCTTGAGCTGCTGGCGACGGCAGAAACCTGGGATAACGGCAAGCCGATCCGTGAAACGATGGCGGCCGATGTGCCGCTGGCGATTGACCACTTTCGCTATTTTGCCTCCTGTATTCGTGCTCAGGAGGGGGGAATCAGTGAAGTCGATAGCGACACCGTGGCGTATCACTTCCACGAACCGCTGGGCGTGGTGGGGCAGATTATCCCGTGGAACTTCCCGTTGCTGATGGCGAGCTGGAAAATGGCGCCCGCGCTGGCGGCCGGGAACTGCATTGTGCTGAAACCGGCCCGCTTAACGCCGCTTTCAGTACTGCTGCTGATGGACATTATCGGTGACCTGCTGCCCCCGGGGGTGATTAACGTGGTCAACGGGGCCGGGGGGGAGATTGGGGAATATCTGGCGACCTCAAAACGCATCGCCAAAGTGGCGTTTACCGGCTCGACGGAAGTGGGTCAGCAGATCATGCAGTACGCCACCCAGAACATCATTCCGGTGACGCTGGAGCTGGGCGGAAAATCCCCAAACATCTTCTTCGAGGACGTAATGGCGGAAGAGGACGCCTTCTTCGATAAAGCGCTGGAAGGGTTTGCGCTGTTTGCCTTTAACCAGGGCGAAGTCTGCACCTGTCCAAGCCGCGCGCTGGTGCAGGAGTCCATCTATGAGCGCTTTATGGAACGGGCCATTCGCCGCGTGGAGTCGATCCGTAGCGGTAACCCGCTAGATAACGTGACGCAGATGGGCGCGCAGGTGTCGCATGGACAGCTGGAAACCATCCTCAATTACATTGATATCGGCAAAAAAGAAGGGGCGGATGTCCTCACCGGTGGACGCCGTAAAGTGCTCGGCGGCGATCTGCAGGAAGGGTATTACCTTGAGCCGACCATTCTGTCTGGCAAAAACAATATGCGCGTTTTCCAGGAGGAAATTTTTGGACCGGTGCTGGCCGTGACCACCTTCAAAACGCTGGAGGAGGCGCTGGAGATTGCCAACGATACGCCGTATGGCCTGGGGGCGGGCGTCTGGAGCCGCAACGGCAATCTGGCGTATAAAATGGGCCGGGGGATCCAGGCCGGACGCGTATGGACCAACTGTTATCACGCCTACCCGGCGCACGCGGCCTTTGGGGGCTATAAGCAGTCAGGCATCGGGCGTGAAACGCACAAGATGATGCTGGAGCATTATCAGCAGACGAAATGCCTGCTGGTCAGCTACTCCGATAAACCGCTGGGGCTGTTCTAGTCATCCAGCTCAGGCCGTCCGTGGGCGGCCTGAGCTATTTGCTGGCGAAGATTATTCAGGACGCCATCCAGAACATATTGCACGCGCCATGGCTGGTATTCACGCTTGCGGAAGATGGCCGTCAGATCCAGCCACCACTCTTCCTGATGCGGGAAGCAGGGAACCAGTGAACCGTTTTTTAACTCTTTTCTCAGGCTCTCTTTCGGCGCAAAGACGATACCGAGATTATTCCTCGCCAGCTCCAGGGCAGTTTGCGTATTGTCGGAAATATAATTCCCGGTAACCCGGTAATCCTGTACATCATCACTGCCATGAACGCGGAACCGCCAGATGTTAGCATCATCCACCAGCATGGAGTCGATTAAAATACAGGAATGATGAATTAAATCTTCCGGGCCGTTTAACGGGTGCTGATTTAAATACTCTTCGGTCGCGAAGGCGGTAACGGAATATTGGGTTAATACACTTGCGACCAGACTTTCATCTTTCGGCTGAGCATAGGTAATTAAAATATCGCAGTCATCCGGAAAGGTCACCCCCTCAGAAAATTCATTGCGATCCAGATTGTATGTTTTCAGCGAAATACGAATATCGCCAATATCTTTTATCTGGTGGATCACATGACGAGAGAGATAGGTCACGATGCCTGTCGGGGCGTAAATCGTCACCTTTCCACGCTTTTCATGCTTATAATCGGCAATAAAATTAATAAGCTGACTATTTTTATCCAGCGTGGCGTTCACGTAAGGAAGCAAGGCCTCACCAAACTGCGTTAGCGCAAGCTGACGGGTGGTGCGCTCAAAGACCTTGAGACCGACTCGTGTTTCAAAATCAGAGAGATATTTACTGACGTTGGCCTGTGCCATGCCCAGCAGGGCAGCGGCGTCACCAATGCTGTGGGTAGCGGCGATGACGGAAATTATTTTTAATTCACGGGGTTTTAGTTGTAATTTATTCATCATGCCCACCCATCTATATGATTTTATATATAATATTATATAAACAGCGGCGTTGCATACGCAAATTTGTAACCATTATTATTCGCCTCGCTTGTTCGGCGTTTAAATGGATTACATGGAATGACTATTAAAAACAATTTACTCATCGCTGCCACGTTATTTGCGACCTCATCCGCAATGGCCGGTGACTTTTCACTTGGCGCGGGGGCTGTATTTAATGAGTCACCTTATAAAGGGTATAATGAAAATACCACCGCGGTTCCGTTAATTAGCTATGAAGGTGACCGATTCTATGTGCGCCAGACCACAGGTGGATGGATCCTGTGGAAAGACGAAAAAAATGAATTTAGCCTGACCGCGTCGTGGATGCCGCTGCATTTTGATCCCGACGATAACGACGACCCTCAGATGAAACATCTGGATGAGCGTAAAGCGTCTGCTTTCCTGGGTGGCGCCTATTACCGCCATGAAAACTGGGGCTCGCTGAAAGTGGCCGTTTCCGGCGATGCGATGGATGAAAGCGGTGGCGTAGTCGGTGAGATTTCGTACTTCCGCCCCATCCGCATGGAACGCCTCACGCTGACGCCATCTGTGGGCATTTTCTACAGTGACGAGAGCTATAACGACTACTACTACGGGGTTTCCGGCAGCGAGTCTCGCCGCTCAGGTCTCAATGAATACGCCGCAGGTGACAGCTGGACGCCATACGTGGGTCTGGCGGCAAAATATCAGTTAACCCAGAACCTGTTCCTTAACGCCAGCGCGGTTTATACCGTATTGCCTGACGACGTGAAGAACAGCCCGATGATCGACCGCGACGACAGCTTCGCGCTGATGACCGGGCTGAGCTGGCGCTTCTGATGCTGTAAAGCCGGGTGGCGGCTTCGCCTTACCCGGCGTTGTGATAGCGCCTGTATTTTGATCTGCAATTTACCTGTTCCGCCTTTCTTTTTGCGTTGCTCCTTCCTGTTCAGACAAAACCCGGCTGCGTTTGTATTTCCTTTCGTCTATTGTCATCTGCACCAGTAGCGATGGTGTGTATGATGTGTATAATCATGGAAGGATTGGAATGTGAAAAGTGCGGATGTCATTACTGTTCTGGTTAGGCATGGCTGGAAATGTGTAAGAACGAAAGGAAGCCATCATCAGTTTCGCCACCCAGTACATGCGGGGTTGGTGACCGTTCCACATCCCAAAAAGGACATAAAACCCGGCACCCTCGCGCAAATCTGGCGGCAGGCGGGAATCAAACACTGATATCAGGAGTAGTTATGTTTTATCCGGCTTACATTCATTCTGATCCCGACGGTAGCGCCAGCGGTTTTTTTCCTGACGTTCCTGGTTGTTTTTTTGCCGGCAATTCTCTGGATGATGCTTTTCAGGATGCACGTGATGCACTGACAGCTCACTTCGAAGCGCTATTTGAAATGGATGAAGAGTTACCTCTCCCTGGCAATGTTGAAGCACATCTTGAAGCCACACCGGGTGATTTTATCGGCGGACAATGGTTGCTTGTAGATATCAATATGAAGCAATTCGACGGTAAGGCCGAGCGTATCAATATCACCCTGCCTCGTCGATTGCTGGTGAAAATTGATTCTTTTGTGAATGAGCATCCGCAGTTTAGTAACCGAAGCGCTTTTCTTGCTGAGGCAGCGCGTCGCGTGCTGCCTTAACGATCCCTCTCCCGTGGGAGAGGGTTGGGGTGAGGGCATCAGGCCGCAGATATTCAGTCCTCATCCACCCAAATGCGCATTTCCCCTTCTCCCCGGTTAGCCCAGCTAAACCACGGAATAAAGGTCAACGTTTTGGGTTGACGTTGCACCGCAGGACGGTCGTATTGCCATAACGCCTCCGATCCCGCTTCTGCGGCGTCATGCGTGACACCTTCCGCCTGAATCAGCATCTTATGAGCGAAAATTCCTTTACCCTCGAAAACCCGGAATTCACTGTCGGCAGGCAGGGCAAGATTATGCAGGTTGGCGCCATTGTCGGCTTCTTCCAGGCAGTAGACCAGCGGACCGCGCTGCAGCGCGACCTTTCCGGCCTGCTGACGAACCTGTGGGTGACCGTACACGCGGCGGACCGGCATCGGTAAGGTTAGCGTGAGCGTATCGCCCTCCTGCCAGCGACGGGTGAGGTGAAGATAGCCCCGTGATACCTCGCCCGTCATGCCTTCTCCATTCAGCGACACGTGAGGATTTGCGCACCAGTCCGGCAGTCGCAGGGCCAGGGTGTGCGTCACCGGTACGGGCGAGGCGATCTCAATGTTGACCTCTTCCTGCCACGGATAATTACCGCTGATCCGCAGCTTAAGCGTCTCATCGCCCACCGGGATGGTGACCTCATTCCCTACGTAGAGATTAATGAAAAGCGCATCCGGGCGAACGGTGTAAATGTAATGCCCCAGCGACGTCAGCACGCGGGCGATATTCGGCGGGCAACAGGCGCAGCCGAACCAGCGCTGACGAACCGGTTTGACATGGTCATAGATGTGGTTAAAGGCCAGCGTCCTGGGGTGCACTTCCAGCGGGTTAACATAGAAGAAATGTTTACCGTCCAGCGCCATGCCGCCCAGCACCGTGTTGTACAGGGCGCGCTCCATCACGTCGGCGTAGCGGCTATCCGCTTCCATCTCCAGCATCCGACGGGCAAACATCATCAGGCCAATCGAGGCGCAGCTTTCGGCATACACCGTATCGTTGGGCAGATCGTAATCGCTGCTGAAGGCTTCACCGCTACTTTGCGAACCAATCCCGCCGGTAATGTACAGCTGGCGCTGCGCCATGTTGCTCCACAGGCGTAAGCAGTCCTGACGTTTTGCGTCGTCTTTGCTCAGACGAGCCAGGTGTGCCATACCCGCCATCAGGTAGACAAAACGCACCGCATGGCCAATCGCTGTTTGTTGTTCAGCAAGCGGTTGATGCGCCTGGCTGTAAGCTTTGTCCTTGACCATCCATGCCGGGCCGTAGGTGTGCCAGTACGATGTTCTGCCGCGCTTCTCGTATTCGATATCATAGAAGTGAGGCTGCGTACCGCGCGCCTCGATGAAGTATTTCACCAGGTTCAGGTAGCGTGGCTCCTCAGTAACGTCGTACAGCCGCATCAGGGCCAGCTCGATTTCCGGGTGTCCCGGATAGCCGTGAAGCTGGCCTTCCCGGGGGCCGAAAACGGTGTCGATATGATCTGCCAGTTTACACACCACCTCCAGCAGTCGGCGTTTTCCGGTGCCCTGAAAATACGCCACGCCAGCTTCGATCATATGCCCGGCGCAGTAAAGCTCGTGGCACTCGGCCAGATTTGTCCAGCGTTCGTCGGGCGCTTTGACGGTGAAGTACGTATTGAGATAACCATCTTCACACTGCGCCGCGGCGATCAGTTCAATCACCTCATCGGCGGTTTTTTCCAGTTCAGCATCGGGTTTCTGACACAGCGACCACGCCACGGCTTCCAGCCATTTCGCCACGTCACTGTCCTGAAATACCATGCCGTAGAACTCACCTTCTTCAAGACCTGCCGCAATGCGGAAGTTGGTGATGGCATGACTGGGCTCGGCTTCTGCCACGCGATCGTTGAGCGCATCCCACTGATAGGGGATGACCACATCACGCACCAGCCGCTGATACTGGCCAAGAAACGGATCGTTGATTTTCAGGTTATGCAGGTCGGCTTCCATTATGGACATCACGTTCTCCTCAGGACGGTACATGACGCTGGCGCAAATCGGTGGCAATGCGCGACATCATCGGATTGTTGAGTCTGCACCAGCGGATTGAGACCGCCAGCAGCAGGTGGAAAAGGGCAGGGAGCAGCGTCTCCATGGCGGTAATGCCCTGCAGCGAGGCGGGCGTCTGGTTACCCGCTCCCGGCTGATAGGCGACGGCGATAAACACCAGGCTGATGATCCCGGCGCTGGAGGCCCACGCCAGCTTGATGAAAAACAGGTTGAAGGCGAAGTTCATGCCCGACGATCGCACGCCGGTCTTCCACTCGCCGTAGTCGTCGGCAAAAGCCATCAGCGAGAAGTGCAGCGGCAGGGTAAAGCCCAGGATGACGCCGTTACTCAGAATTACGATCAGCCAGAGCGTCTGATGCGCCGGGCCGCCGGGCAGGAACCACATGCCAGCCGCGATCGCGGCGAGCACCAGGTTGGTGTAGTAGTAGAGTTTGACCGTATCAACACGGCGAGAGAGGGGGCTGACGATCACCGCCCCGAGGATCGCTGCGAAGGTCACCATGGTGAAAAACAGCGAGGTGTAGGCGGTACTGCCCTGAAGCACATAGGTGATGAAGTACATGTATCCGCCGCCACGGATATTGAAGACGTTGATCAGCAAAAACGACATCACCAGCATCAGCAGCAGCTGGTCATTTTTACGCAGCCCTGCCAGGTGTTCGCGCAGGGTGAATTTACCCATCAGCGCCAGTGGGACGCGTTCACGGACCCAGAAGAAGCAGCAGAGAAACATCACCACGGCGAGGGTGCACAGGACGCCAACGCCCAGCTGATAACCCCGGGCGGCGTTGCCTTGCCCCAGCGCTGCCACCAGCCACGGCAGGCCGACGGAGACCAAAAATCCCGCAACGCCGCACAGCACAAAGCGCCATGACTGGCAGGAAATAACCTCGCTGTGGCGGGTGGTCATGGTGTTGATCAGCGCGCAGTAGGGCACGTTGATGGCGGTATAGCCGACGGACAGCAGCAGGTAGGTGCCGAATGCCCACGCAATTTTCACGCCCATGCTGGCTTCAGGTACGGTGAAGGTTAGCACCCCGATGATGCCAATAGGGAATGCCACCCACAGCTGCCAGGGACGAAAGCGCCCCCATCGGCTTTGGGTGCGGTCGGCAATAAACAGCGTGCCGACAAGCGCCGGGGTCAGGCCAAAAATATCGGTATAGAAAAAGGTCAGGAAATTCATTATCAGGCAGGTAATGACCGTGCCGCCCGCGTCGCCCAGGCCGTAGCCAATTTTCTCGCGAACGGACAAACGTTCTTCTCTCACCCGTTGTGCAACGTCAGACTCGGTAATCGGTGTGGAAGTCATGAGATAACTCCTCGGTAATCGATTTTTATCGTATTTGTGCAAGGTACCTCATTCATTCTGCACTGAACGCAAAGGGCAACAAGGGAAGGGAAAAGTATAAAAAGATGACGATTCCGACCTGATGAAGAAAGTGTGAGTTTGATCGGGCAGCTATAATGTTAATTGTTAATAATCAATGGATAAGTCAATTAAATGCGGCAATAAAAGCGGAATGGTGAATATCCATGCTCGAATTATCCATAGTGCTTCCGATTAAAGTGCAAAACGGCGGATTGTTTATTTCGCGGGGCGTGGGTCGCCACCCGGCGCGTAAATTAACGTCGTGGGAAATCATTTTCGTCGAAAAGGGGACATTAACGATCCAGGAGGAGAACCGTCTTTTTGAGGTGAAGGCGGGGGAGAGTTTATTGCTCTGGCCGAAGCGGCGGCATGTGGGTACAGAAGATTTTCCGGCCGATCTGCGATTTTACTGGCTGCATTTTGAGGTGAAACCTGGGCCTTCCGCTTTGCCGGAGGCTTCTCCGCTGACCATTGAACAACATTGCTGCGTGAGGGATGTCCCGTCGGTGATTGCGCTTTTTCGCCAGTTCCTCAGCGAGCAGGAAAAATTACAGCGCAGCGTGGCGCTGGAAATGCTTTTACTACTGATTTTGCAGAAAATATCCCTCTCAGCAGGGTATGAGGACCGCCCCGATGAGGCCGGTGCAGCACTGGCCTGGAAGGCAAAACAGCTTATTCGCACGCAGTTTCATTTACCGCTCTCCACCTCGCTGCTGGCAAAATCGCTGCACTGTAATGCCGATTACCTGGGGCGCGTGTTTCGTCGGACATTTCATTTAACCCTGACGGAGGCGATTCATCGCCAGCGCGTCAGGGCGGCAGAAAAAATGCTGCTGAATGACTCAGCGTCATTAACGGAAGTGGCCACCCGCTGCGGTTTTAACGACGTGGGGTATTTCCGGCAGATATTTTCGAAGCATACCGGGTTAACGCCCGCCGTCTGGAAACGGCGGTACTGTAAAGAACACATTAATTCCGGTTGATCACTGCCCGTAATAGGCATGCGCACCGTGCTTACGCAGATAATGTTTGTCGAGCAGTTCCTGCTGCAT is a window encoding:
- a CDS encoding aldehyde dehydrogenase family protein; translation: MTNNPPSSRIQPGEYGFPLKLKPRYDNFIGGDWVAPVDGEYYSNLTPVTGQPLCEIASSGKRDIDLALDAAHKAKDKWGQTSVQDRAAILFKIADRMEQNLELLATAETWDNGKPIRETMAADVPLAIDHFRYFASCIRAQEGGISEVDSDTVAYHFHEPLGVVGQIIPWNFPLLMASWKMAPALAAGNCIVLKPARLTPLSVLLLMDIIGDLLPPGVINVVNGAGGEIGEYLATSKRIAKVAFTGSTEVGQQIMQYATQNIIPVTLELGGKSPNIFFEDVMAEEDAFFDKALEGFALFAFNQGEVCTCPSRALVQESIYERFMERAIRRVESIRSGNPLDNVTQMGAQVSHGQLETILNYIDIGKKEGADVLTGGRRKVLGGDLQEGYYLEPTILSGKNNMRVFQEEIFGPVLAVTTFKTLEEALEIANDTPYGLGAGVWSRNGNLAYKMGRGIQAGRVWTNCYHAYPAHAAFGGYKQSGIGRETHKMMLEHYQQTKCLLVSYSDKPLGLF
- a CDS encoding glycoside hydrolase family 127 protein, which gives rise to MSIMEADLHNLKINDPFLGQYQRLVRDVVIPYQWDALNDRVAEAEPSHAITNFRIAAGLEEGEFYGMVFQDSDVAKWLEAVAWSLCQKPDAELEKTADEVIELIAAAQCEDGYLNTYFTVKAPDERWTNLAECHELYCAGHMIEAGVAYFQGTGKRRLLEVVCKLADHIDTVFGPREGQLHGYPGHPEIELALMRLYDVTEEPRYLNLVKYFIEARGTQPHFYDIEYEKRGRTSYWHTYGPAWMVKDKAYSQAHQPLAEQQTAIGHAVRFVYLMAGMAHLARLSKDDAKRQDCLRLWSNMAQRQLYITGGIGSQSSGEAFSSDYDLPNDTVYAESCASIGLMMFARRMLEMEADSRYADVMERALYNTVLGGMALDGKHFFYVNPLEVHPRTLAFNHIYDHVKPVRQRWFGCACCPPNIARVLTSLGHYIYTVRPDALFINLYVGNEVTIPVGDETLKLRISGNYPWQEEVNIEIASPVPVTHTLALRLPDWCANPHVSLNGEGMTGEVSRGYLHLTRRWQEGDTLTLTLPMPVRRVYGHPQVRQQAGKVALQRGPLVYCLEEADNGANLHNLALPADSEFRVFEGKGIFAHKMLIQAEGVTHDAAEAGSEALWQYDRPAVQRQPKTLTFIPWFSWANRGEGEMRIWVDED
- the selA gene encoding L-seryl-tRNA(Sec) selenium transferase, with product MTTHHSLYSQIPATDRLLREPLIHSAVERFGHTATVEMLRLLQDEARRHIQAENALPGWCVAWEQELEQRLVDKGQSALRPVINLTGTVLHTNLGRAQQAEEAVDAVTQAMRSPVTLEYDLDGAGRGHRDRALADLLCQLTGAEDACIVNNNAAAVLLMLAATASGKEVVVSRGELVEIGGAFRIPDVMRQAGCTLHEVGTTNRTHAKDYRAAVNENTALLMKVHTSNYHIEGFTKAVEEAELAAIGQELNVPVVADLGSGSLVDLSQYGLPKEPMVQEMIAAGVSLVSFSGDKLLGGPQAGIIVGKRELIAKLQQHPLKRALRADKMTLAALDATLRLYLHPEKLAERLPTLRLLTRDAASIRAQAELLLPNVASHYADFDVRIESCQSQIGSGSLPVDRLPSAALTFTPRDGRGSRLDALSTRWRALPTPVIGRIYDGRMWLDLRCLEDEERFLEMLLK
- a CDS encoding type II toxin-antitoxin system HicB family antitoxin, with translation MFYPAYIHSDPDGSASGFFPDVPGCFFAGNSLDDAFQDARDALTAHFEALFEMDEELPLPGNVEAHLEATPGDFIGGQWLLVDINMKQFDGKAERINITLPRRLLVKIDSFVNEHPQFSNRSAFLAEAARRVLP
- a CDS encoding type II toxin-antitoxin system HicA family toxin; the encoded protein is MKSADVITVLVRHGWKCVRTKGSHHQFRHPVHAGLVTVPHPKKDIKPGTLAQIWRQAGIKH
- a CDS encoding MipA/OmpV family protein; this translates as MTIKNNLLIAATLFATSSAMAGDFSLGAGAVFNESPYKGYNENTTAVPLISYEGDRFYVRQTTGGWILWKDEKNEFSLTASWMPLHFDPDDNDDPQMKHLDERKASAFLGGAYYRHENWGSLKVAVSGDAMDESGGVVGEISYFRPIRMERLTLTPSVGIFYSDESYNDYYYGVSGSESRRSGLNEYAAGDSWTPYVGLAAKYQLTQNLFLNASAVYTVLPDDVKNSPMIDRDDSFALMTGLSWRF
- a CDS encoding LysR family transcriptional regulator, whose product is MMNKLQLKPRELKIISVIAATHSIGDAAALLGMAQANVSKYLSDFETRVGLKVFERTTRQLALTQFGEALLPYVNATLDKNSQLINFIADYKHEKRGKVTIYAPTGIVTYLSRHVIHQIKDIGDIRISLKTYNLDRNEFSEGVTFPDDCDILITYAQPKDESLVASVLTQYSVTAFATEEYLNQHPLNGPEDLIHHSCILIDSMLVDDANIWRFRVHGSDDVQDYRVTGNYISDNTQTALELARNNLGIVFAPKESLRKELKNGSLVPCFPHQEEWWLDLTAIFRKREYQPWRVQYVLDGVLNNLRQQIAQAAHGRPELDD
- a CDS encoding MFS transporter, translating into MTSTPITESDVAQRVREERLSVREKIGYGLGDAGGTVITCLIMNFLTFFYTDIFGLTPALVGTLFIADRTQSRWGRFRPWQLWVAFPIGIIGVLTFTVPEASMGVKIAWAFGTYLLLSVGYTAINVPYCALINTMTTRHSEVISCQSWRFVLCGVAGFLVSVGLPWLVAALGQGNAARGYQLGVGVLCTLAVVMFLCCFFWVRERVPLALMGKFTLREHLAGLRKNDQLLLMLVMSFLLINVFNIRGGGYMYFITYVLQGSTAYTSLFFTMVTFAAILGAVIVSPLSRRVDTVKLYYYTNLVLAAIAAGMWFLPGGPAHQTLWLIVILSNGVILGFTLPLHFSLMAFADDYGEWKTGVRSSGMNFAFNLFFIKLAWASSAGIISLVFIAVAYQPGAGNQTPASLQGITAMETLLPALFHLLLAVSIRWCRLNNPMMSRIATDLRQRHVPS
- the selB gene encoding selenocysteine-specific translation elongation factor, which codes for MIIATAGHVDHGKTTLLQAITGVNADRLPEEKKRGMTIDLGYAYWPQPDGRVLGFIDVPGHEKFLSNMLAGVGGIDHALLVVACDDGVMAQTREHLAILQLTGNPQLTVALTKADRVDATRINEVREAVQATLREYGFTDAALFETVATEGRGIDALRHHLQQLSSREHASHHRFRLAIDRAFTVKGAGLVVTGTALSGEVKVGDTVWLTGINKPMRVRGLHAQNQPVDHAHAGQRIALNIAGDAEKAQLNRGDWLLSEAPPEPSERVIVSLQTHIPLSQWQPLHIHHAASHITGRVSLLENDLAELVFDTPLWLADNDRLVLRDISARETLAGARVVTLNPPRRGKRKPEYLQWLSALAQASNDKAALEVHLERGAVNLTDFAWARQLSNEGLLPLTQQPGFIQAGNNLLNAPVAACWQRKVLNTLATYHEQHQDEPGPGRERLRRMALPMEDDALVLLLIENMRESGVIKSHHGWLHLPDHKAGFTAEQEAIWQKAAPLFGDEPWWVRDLARETNTDEQVMRQVLRHAAQQGLIVAIVKDRYYRNDRIVAFASLIRELDQARGSTCAADFRDRLNVGRKLAIQILEYFNRIGFTRRRGNDHLLRDSLLFPETA